The Aedes aegypti strain LVP_AGWG chromosome 3, AaegL5.0 Primary Assembly, whole genome shotgun sequence genome contains a region encoding:
- the LOC110678909 gene encoding guanine nucleotide-binding protein subunit beta-5-like codes for MTEVLSNNTTDKVAALVKEAESLKAKLEEERQKLNDVTLSSVAERLEMITYLNIKPRRVLKGHQAKVLCSDWSPDKRHIVSSSQDGKLIIWDAFTNYKEHAVTMPTTWVMGCSYAPSGNLVACGGLDNKVTVYPITMEEDISSRKKTVGTHTSYMSCCIFPNSDQQILTGSGDSTCALWDVESGQLLQSFHGHTGDVMSIDLAPNETGNTFVSGSCDKMAFIWDMRSGHVVQSFEGHQSDVNSVKFHPSGDAISTGSDDSTVSIINISIIFMFIGTILNITYIQQLKGFHYKSNNI; via the exons ATGACCGAGGTCCTGAGCAACAACACTACCGATAAGGTAGCTGCGCTTGTGAAGGAAGCCGAATCACTGAAGGCAAAACTTGAAGAGGAACGGCAGAAGCTGAACGATGTTACTC TTTCCTCCGTCGCCGAGCGGCTTGAAATGATCACGTATTTGAACATCAAGCCGCGTCGGGTACTGAAGGGCCACCAGGCGAAAGTCCTCTGTTCCGATTGGTCCCCCGACAAGAGGCACATCGTTTCTTCATCCCAGGATGGAAAACTGATTATCTGGGATGCGTTCACCAACTACAAGGAGCATGCCGTGACGATGCCCACTACTTGGGTGATGGGATGCTCGTACGCTCCGTCCGGGAACCTGGTGGCTTGTGG TGGACTGGATAATAAAGTAACTGTGTATCCAATAACTATGGAGGAAGACATTTCATCCCGTAAGAAAACCGTTGGAACGCACACAAGCTACATGTCTTGTTGCATTTTTCCTAACTCCGACCAGCAAATATTGACCGGAAGTGGTGATTCTACCTGCGCTTTGTGGGACGTGGAATCCGGTCAACTGCTCCAGAGCTTCCATGGCCACACGGGCGATGTGATGTCGATAGATCTGGCGCCTAACGAAACCGGTAACACGTTTGTGTCTGGAAGCTGCGACAAGATGGCTTTCATTTGGGATATGCGCTCCGGTCACGTTGTCCAGTCGTTTGAAGGGCATCAGTCCGATGTTAATAGTGTGAAATTTCACCCGAGCGGAGACGCAATCAGTACTGGATCGGACGATAGTACTGTGAGTATAATAAATATATCTATTATATTTATGTTTATTGGtaccattctaaacattacctaTATTCAGCAGCTCAAGGGCTTTCATTATAAAAgtaataacatttga